From a region of the Flavobacterium branchiarum genome:
- a CDS encoding phytanoyl-CoA dioxygenase family protein, with amino-acid sequence MPWIILKKLWERALNPNISSSSDENQSWNEEIKILYQLGIGMEDTLQFLYFEKPDFETFKNWVNDRTKVTAEASEHGNEKVLSNDDLEFWNTNGYIIVKNVISKEDCEDTQRAIWDFLKMDPDKKESWYKTHEHHKGLMVNFSDHETLNRNRFSPRIKKAYEQLYNTTEIYKTIDKVSFNPPETSKFSFLGSTLHWDVSLSQPISFGFQGLLYLTDCGPNDGAFHCVPGFHKKIDSWLDNLKSDINPREEIIKITQPVPIVANAGDFIIWQNTLPHCASPNKGTTPRMVQYLTYFPNDYNDHEIWK; translated from the coding sequence ATGCCTTGGATCATTCTTAAAAAACTATGGGAGCGTGCATTAAACCCAAACATAAGCTCTAGTTCTGATGAAAATCAAAGTTGGAATGAAGAAATTAAAATATTATATCAGTTAGGCATTGGTATGGAAGATACTTTACAGTTTCTTTATTTTGAAAAACCTGATTTTGAAACTTTTAAAAACTGGGTAAACGATAGAACAAAAGTCACAGCTGAAGCCTCAGAACATGGTAATGAAAAAGTTTTATCCAATGATGATCTCGAATTTTGGAATACCAATGGCTATATAATTGTAAAAAATGTAATTTCGAAAGAAGACTGTGAAGACACGCAACGTGCTATTTGGGATTTCTTAAAAATGGATCCAGATAAAAAAGAATCTTGGTATAAAACACACGAACACCATAAAGGACTCATGGTCAATTTCTCTGATCATGAAACACTAAACAGAAATAGATTTTCGCCAAGAATAAAAAAAGCATACGAACAACTATACAACACTACCGAGATATACAAAACAATCGATAAAGTAAGCTTTAATCCACCAGAGACTAGTAAATTTAGTTTTTTAGGAAGTACTCTTCATTGGGATGTCAGTTTAAGCCAACCAATCAGCTTTGGTTTTCAAGGATTACTATATCTAACCGATTGCGGACCAAATGATGGTGCTTTTCACTGTGTACCAGGATTCCATAAAAAAATAGATTCATGGCTGGACAATCTCAAATCGGATATAAACCCAAGAGAAGAAATAATAAAAATAACACAACCTGTGCCAATAGTTGCAAATGCAGGCGACTTTATCATTTGGCAAAACACCCTACCACATTGCGCAAGTCCTAACAAAGGAACAACCCCTCGAATGGTTCAATATCTTACGTATTTCCCTAATGATTATAATGACCATGAGATATGGAAATAG
- a CDS encoding RidA family protein has translation MKRENILTGSPWEDKMGYCRAVRIGNIVEVSGTVAIVDGEKVKADDAYAQTLNILERVEKVLEDLGIGMKDVIRTRIFTTDISTFESVAGAHSTFFKDIKPTTGFYEISKLVAPEYLVEIEFTAVIVE, from the coding sequence ATGAAAAGAGAAAACATCCTGACAGGATCTCCATGGGAAGACAAAATGGGATATTGTCGTGCAGTACGCATTGGTAATATCGTAGAAGTTTCTGGAACTGTCGCTATTGTAGATGGTGAAAAAGTTAAAGCCGATGATGCTTATGCGCAAACTTTGAATATCCTGGAAAGAGTAGAAAAAGTATTAGAAGACTTAGGAATTGGAATGAAAGACGTAATTAGAACACGAATTTTCACAACCGATATCTCAACTTTTGAATCTGTAGCTGGAGCGCATTCAACCTTTTTTAAGGATATAAAACCAACAACTGGTTTTTACGAAATTAGCAAACTCGTTGCTCCAGAATATCTAGTAGAAATTGAATTTACTGCCGTAATTGTAGAATAA
- a CDS encoding voltage-gated chloride channel family protein, whose translation MNLQNLKKTILISLKWIFICALIGVLSGSASAFFLITLDFVTQYRIQHEWIIWLLPLGGLLIGYSYYYLGKEVVKGNNLLLEEYENPKQVIPLKMAPLVFFGTILTHLFGGSAGREGTAVQMGGAIADQFTRIFKLDNSERKTLIILGISAGFASVFGTPLAGAIFALEVVYFSKINLKSILLSFIVAYTAYFTVEIWQVKHTHYNIPLIPEISMTNLFYTLICGVLFGFAALLFSRSTHFWSSLFTRTIKHPPLRPFIGGILLAITILGFGLTKFSGLGVPTIVASFTNTNAWYDFLLKILFTGFTLGAGFKGGEVTPLFFVGATLGSALSLIIPMPIALLAGMGFVAVFSGATHTPIACTIMGIELFGIESGLFIAIACIIAYLSSGSIGIYKSQIVKGPKHKLYQKWF comes from the coding sequence ATGAATTTACAAAATTTAAAAAAAACAATACTTATCTCTCTCAAATGGATTTTCATTTGCGCTTTGATAGGTGTTTTATCGGGTTCAGCTTCGGCGTTTTTTTTAATTACTTTAGATTTTGTTACCCAGTACAGAATCCAACATGAATGGATTATTTGGCTTTTACCTCTTGGTGGATTATTAATAGGCTATAGCTATTATTACCTAGGAAAAGAGGTTGTAAAAGGCAACAATTTATTACTCGAAGAATACGAAAATCCGAAACAAGTGATTCCGTTAAAAATGGCTCCTTTAGTCTTTTTCGGAACTATACTTACTCATTTATTTGGAGGTTCGGCTGGTCGTGAAGGCACCGCTGTACAAATGGGAGGTGCAATTGCAGATCAATTTACCAGAATCTTTAAACTTGATAATTCAGAAAGAAAAACATTAATCATTTTAGGAATCAGCGCTGGTTTTGCTTCTGTTTTTGGAACACCGTTAGCAGGTGCCATTTTTGCACTTGAGGTCGTATATTTTAGCAAAATCAACTTAAAAAGTATTTTATTATCATTTATTGTGGCTTATACAGCTTATTTTACTGTTGAAATTTGGCAAGTAAAACACACCCATTATAATATTCCGCTAATTCCAGAAATCAGTATGACAAACCTATTTTACACTTTAATTTGTGGTGTATTATTTGGATTTGCAGCTTTGTTATTTTCTCGAAGTACCCATTTTTGGAGTTCACTATTCACTAGAACTATAAAACACCCTCCGCTTCGTCCTTTTATTGGTGGTATCCTATTAGCAATCACAATTCTAGGCTTTGGGCTTACCAAATTTTCTGGTCTAGGAGTTCCTACAATCGTAGCTTCTTTTACAAATACAAATGCCTGGTATGATTTCTTACTTAAAATACTTTTTACAGGATTTACACTTGGAGCCGGTTTTAAAGGTGGAGAAGTGACTCCTCTCTTTTTTGTTGGTGCAACTCTTGGCAGTGCTTTATCTCTTATAATTCCTATGCCAATTGCTCTCCTTGCTGGAATGGGATTTGTTGCTGTTTTCTCTGGAGCAACCCACACTCCTATTGCCTGTACGATAATGGGGATTGAATTATTTGGTATAGAAAGCGGTTTATTTATTGCCATTGCATGCATTATTGCTTACCTATCCTCAGGCTCTATAGGTATTTACAAATCTCAAATTGTAAAAGGTCCTAAGCATAAATTATATCAAAAATGGTTTTAA
- a CDS encoding DHH family phosphoesterase, with product MKIQDIQAIKLLLATPKKIAIIPHRGPDGDAMGSTLALYHFLLKNNHEPVVIAPNDFPDFLAWLPGSETVKIFEKDTDNCTKILEEAAIVFTLDFNAFHRTGEMEHTLAKLKAPFIMIDHHQKPDDYAAYMYSDTSFGSTCEMVYNFISFLDKKEDLDKTIGTCIYTGILTDSGSFRFPGTTGNTHRIIAELIDLGVENTQIPILLFDNSSYSRLQLLGRALQNMKILDEHKTSYMSLTQAELDEFNYVKGDTEGIVNYGLSMKGIVFTAIFIENKDEKIIKISFRSQGGFDVNEFARAHFNGGGHSNAAGGKSLDSMEETLKKFEDLVTKLKI from the coding sequence ATGAAAATACAAGACATCCAAGCCATAAAGTTGTTATTAGCAACTCCAAAAAAGATTGCCATAATTCCACACCGAGGTCCCGATGGGGATGCTATGGGTTCAACCTTAGCCTTATACCACTTTTTATTAAAAAATAATCATGAGCCTGTTGTAATTGCTCCAAATGATTTTCCTGATTTCCTTGCGTGGTTACCAGGTTCTGAAACAGTAAAAATATTCGAAAAAGATACCGACAACTGCACTAAAATTCTAGAAGAAGCAGCAATTGTATTCACTCTAGATTTTAATGCTTTTCACCGTACTGGAGAAATGGAGCATACTTTAGCTAAACTAAAAGCTCCGTTTATCATGATAGATCATCATCAAAAACCAGATGATTATGCCGCTTATATGTATTCTGATACTTCGTTTGGATCTACTTGTGAGATGGTTTACAATTTCATTTCATTTTTAGATAAAAAAGAAGATTTAGACAAAACAATCGGAACTTGTATTTACACAGGAATATTAACCGATTCTGGTTCTTTCCGTTTTCCTGGAACGACTGGTAACACACACCGTATTATTGCCGAACTAATTGATTTAGGTGTTGAAAACACACAGATTCCAATTTTACTTTTTGACAATAGTTCTTACAGTCGCTTGCAATTACTTGGAAGAGCATTGCAAAACATGAAGATTTTAGACGAGCATAAAACTTCGTATATGTCATTAACTCAAGCTGAATTAGATGAGTTTAATTATGTAAAAGGCGATACTGAAGGAATCGTAAATTACGGCCTAAGCATGAAAGGAATCGTTTTTACAGCTATATTTATTGAAAATAAAGATGAAAAAATAATCAAAATTTCTTTCCGTTCGCAAGGTGGTTTCGATGTAAACGAATTTGCAAGAGCCCATTTCAATGGTGGCGGACACAGCAATGCTGCCGGAGGAAAATCGTTAGATTCAATGGAAGAGACGTTGAAAAAATTTGAAGATTTAGTAACCAAACTAAAAATATAA
- the gldI gene encoding gliding motility-associated peptidyl-prolyl isomerase GldI produces the protein MNYPKIFVSAIVLAVLVSSCKQQEDARRPISISSGTFMKKSIERNKKLVATEEDQIKAVIKNNPKIKYIASSKGYWYAYENQNTTDTITPKKGDVAFFDYEIKDLKGNIIYSEMELRPQTYFVDKQEIIMGLRDGIKLMHKNETVNFLFPSHMAYGYHGDEKRIGVNQPLICTVTLHNFVPETAYRKQMEARSTKTEAPKPTTPAVKKDSLN, from the coding sequence ATGAACTATCCTAAGATATTTGTTTCCGCTATTGTTTTAGCCGTTTTAGTTTCGAGCTGTAAGCAACAAGAAGATGCCAGAAGACCTATTTCTATTTCTTCGGGTACTTTCATGAAAAAGTCTATTGAACGAAATAAAAAACTTGTAGCTACCGAAGAAGATCAAATTAAGGCTGTTATCAAAAACAATCCTAAAATAAAATATATTGCTTCTTCAAAAGGGTACTGGTATGCTTATGAAAATCAAAATACTACTGATACAATAACTCCTAAAAAAGGAGATGTTGCTTTTTTTGACTATGAAATAAAAGATCTAAAAGGGAATATTATTTATAGCGAAATGGAATTAAGACCTCAAACTTATTTTGTAGATAAGCAAGAAATCATAATGGGATTACGTGATGGTATCAAATTAATGCACAAAAATGAGACTGTAAATTTCTTATTTCCATCACATATGGCTTATGGTTATCATGGTGATGAGAAACGAATTGGAGTTAACCAGCCTTTAATCTGTACTGTTACTTTACACAATTTTGTTCCAGAAACTGCCTATAGAAAACAAATGGAAGCAAGATCAACAAAGACCGAAGCACCAAAACCTACAACTCCTGCGGTAAAAAAAGACTCATTAAATTAA